From Synoicihabitans lomoniglobus, the proteins below share one genomic window:
- the frr gene encoding ribosome recycling factor, translated as MSHEIVSQTQSKMNKAVDHTLHEFDNIHTGKATPAMVESITIDAYGSSMRIKDCAAISTPDSRMIVIQPWDKGVLQAVAKGIQVANIGLNPNIDGSVVRVPLPEMSRERRLEFVKVAHRHAEDGKVGVRKARHDGLDALKKAKLPEDETKRLEKEIQVITDKAIADIGDHLASKEKDLTEVN; from the coding sequence ATGTCCCACGAAATCGTTTCCCAAACCCAATCCAAGATGAACAAAGCCGTGGATCACACCCTCCACGAGTTTGACAATATTCATACCGGCAAGGCCACCCCCGCCATGGTCGAAAGCATCACCATTGATGCCTACGGTTCGAGTATGCGCATCAAAGACTGCGCCGCCATCAGCACGCCCGACTCGCGCATGATCGTCATCCAACCCTGGGACAAGGGCGTTCTCCAGGCCGTCGCCAAGGGCATCCAAGTCGCCAACATCGGCCTCAACCCCAACATCGACGGCAGTGTCGTGCGCGTCCCGCTCCCCGAGATGAGCCGGGAACGCCGTCTGGAATTCGTCAAAGTTGCCCACCGCCATGCCGAGGACGGCAAGGTCGGCGTCCGCAAAGCCCGTCACGACGGACTCGACGCCCTCAAAAAAGCCAAACTCCCGGAGGACGAAACCAAGCGCCTCGAAAAGGAGATCCAAGTCATCACCGACAAAGCCATCGCCGATATCGGCGACCACCTCGCCTCGAAGGAAAAGGACCTTACCGAGGTCAACTGA
- a CDS encoding sodium-translocating pyrophosphatase: MHSSLFWLVPVASVCALGFAWWFYRAMKAAPEGTPRMIEIANHVRAGAMAYLRQQYRIVGMFFLGLTLVFAWLAYGLELQNGWVPFAFLTGGFFSGLAGFFGMKTATYASSRVAQAASESLDAGLRLAFRSGAVMGLVVVGLALLDISIWFLVLTRFVEDADPAHKLLVITTTMLTFGMGASLQALFARVGGGIFTKAADVGADLVGKIEAGIPEDDPRNPATIADNVGDNVGDVAGMGADLYESYVGSVLATAALGAAAFVSSGDTSIAYKAVIAPMIVAAVGTILSIVGIFAVRVKSGASQRDLLNALSRGVNLSSVLIFIASYFVLRALALPNYLGIWGAIAVGLVTGIVIGKATEYYTSQEYSPTRNISAHANTGPATVIISGLGVGMMSTVIPVLAVVIGTTAAYGMAAGNWHFTPDSIPHGLYGIGIAAVGMLSTLGLTLATDAYGPIADNAGGNAEMAGLDPEVRRRTDALDSLGNTTAATGKGFAIGSAALTALALLASYVEELKIAMLHNNQESFVLRSGEVVVTAYASITQFTDYFQVNLMNPKVILGLFIGSMMAFLFCGLTINAVGRAAGRMVEEVRRQFRETPGIMAGTADPDYARCVAISTAGAQREMILPSVIAVAAPILVGIIFGVPGTFGLLGGGLATGFVLAVFMANSGGAWDNAKKFIEEGHHGGKGSSAHMAAVIGDTVGDPFKDTAGPSLNILIKLMSMVSIVTAGVNVAFTLF; encoded by the coding sequence ATGCACTCCTCGCTCTTTTGGTTGGTTCCCGTCGCTTCGGTCTGCGCGCTCGGCTTCGCGTGGTGGTTCTATCGGGCGATGAAAGCCGCGCCCGAAGGCACGCCGCGCATGATCGAGATCGCCAACCACGTGCGGGCCGGCGCCATGGCGTATTTGCGCCAGCAATACCGCATCGTGGGCATGTTTTTTCTCGGGCTCACCCTTGTCTTCGCATGGCTTGCCTATGGCCTGGAACTGCAAAACGGCTGGGTGCCGTTCGCATTTCTCACCGGCGGTTTCTTCTCCGGCCTGGCCGGATTTTTTGGCATGAAGACCGCTACCTACGCTTCCTCCCGGGTGGCGCAGGCCGCTTCGGAATCGCTCGATGCGGGCCTGCGGTTGGCCTTCCGTAGCGGCGCGGTCATGGGCTTGGTCGTCGTCGGTCTCGCGCTCCTCGACATCTCCATTTGGTTTCTCGTGCTGACCCGTTTCGTGGAAGACGCCGATCCCGCGCACAAGCTGCTCGTGATCACCACCACGATGCTGACCTTTGGCATGGGCGCGTCCCTGCAGGCGTTGTTCGCGCGCGTGGGAGGTGGCATTTTCACCAAGGCCGCCGATGTCGGGGCCGACCTTGTCGGCAAGATCGAAGCCGGTATTCCCGAGGACGACCCGCGCAATCCCGCCACCATCGCGGACAATGTGGGCGACAACGTCGGCGACGTCGCGGGCATGGGCGCCGACCTCTACGAGTCCTACGTTGGTTCCGTGTTGGCGACCGCCGCGCTGGGCGCCGCTGCGTTCGTTTCCTCGGGTGACACCTCCATTGCCTACAAAGCGGTCATCGCTCCCATGATCGTCGCTGCGGTGGGCACAATATTGTCCATCGTGGGTATCTTCGCCGTGCGCGTGAAAAGCGGCGCATCCCAACGGGATCTGCTCAATGCGTTATCCCGCGGCGTCAACCTCAGCTCGGTGCTCATCTTCATCGCATCCTATTTCGTGCTGCGGGCGCTGGCGTTGCCCAACTACCTCGGTATCTGGGGAGCGATTGCCGTCGGTCTGGTCACCGGCATCGTGATCGGTAAGGCGACGGAATACTACACCTCGCAGGAATATTCCCCGACCCGAAACATCAGCGCCCACGCCAACACCGGTCCCGCGACGGTGATCATTTCCGGCCTCGGCGTCGGCATGATGAGCACGGTCATCCCGGTGCTCGCCGTCGTCATCGGCACGACCGCCGCCTACGGCATGGCGGCGGGCAATTGGCATTTCACGCCCGATTCCATTCCGCACGGGCTCTACGGTATTGGCATCGCAGCGGTCGGCATGCTGTCGACCCTCGGTCTCACGCTCGCGACCGATGCTTACGGTCCCATCGCCGACAACGCCGGGGGCAATGCGGAGATGGCGGGTCTCGACCCCGAGGTGCGCCGTCGCACCGATGCCCTCGACTCGCTCGGCAATACCACCGCCGCCACCGGCAAGGGATTCGCCATCGGCTCGGCCGCCTTGACCGCCCTCGCGTTGCTGGCCTCCTACGTGGAGGAGCTCAAGATCGCCATGCTGCACAACAACCAGGAGTCGTTCGTGCTGCGCTCGGGCGAAGTCGTGGTCACGGCCTACGCCAGCATCACGCAGTTCACCGACTATTTTCAGGTCAACCTCATGAACCCCAAGGTCATTCTCGGCCTGTTCATCGGTTCCATGATGGCGTTTCTCTTCTGCGGATTGACCATCAACGCCGTCGGCCGCGCCGCCGGGCGCATGGTCGAGGAAGTGCGGCGTCAATTTCGGGAAACGCCCGGCATCATGGCCGGCACCGCTGATCCCGACTACGCCCGTTGCGTCGCCATTTCCACGGCCGGTGCGCAACGCGAGATGATCCTTCCCTCCGTCATCGCCGTGGCCGCACCGATCCTCGTTGGCATCATCTTCGGCGTGCCCGGCACCTTCGGCTTGCTCGGCGGCGGGCTTGCCACCGGTTTCGTGCTCGCCGTCTTTATGGCAAATTCCGGTGGCGCGTGGGACAACGCCAAAAAATTCATCGAGGAAGGCCACCACGGCGGCAAAGGCTCCAGCGCCCACATGGCGGCGGTCATCGGCGACACCGTCGGTGATCCGTTCAAAGACACCGCCGGCCCCAGCCTGAACATTCTCATCAAGCTCATGAGCATGGTTTCAATCGTCACCGCCGGTGTGAACGTCGCCTTCACGCTATTCTGA
- the proB gene encoding glutamate 5-kinase, translating into MSIAAKTVESTPPKRVVVKLGTGVLTSGIGQLDIGRIASVCRQISDLGRSGTEVIVVSSGAVGLGMGRLGLARRPSILAQKQACAAVGQSLLMQTWQRGFEPHHRTVAEVLLTREDMRARSRHLALKASVEALIGYGTIPIINENDAVSGAEIQFGDNDTLSAMLASLVHADYLVILSTAPGLIDMEGTGNIVPTVTRITPEIEAMAAGTTSITAVGGMVSKISAARIATKAGCGVFIASGAEEDVLPKIFSGHNPGTFFVPAGLPLDARKRWLTYFQRPAGCIEINTDAVPALQNDGGSLLAVGVTGSRGPFAVGDIVNIAGPDGTVIARGKCRFSNEDILRIAGLNTREMKPLFPGRRRLEVVHRNDLVLL; encoded by the coding sequence ATGTCCATTGCCGCCAAAACCGTAGAATCAACGCCACCGAAACGTGTCGTCGTAAAACTCGGCACCGGTGTGCTCACGTCCGGTATCGGCCAGCTCGATATCGGCCGCATTGCCTCCGTCTGCCGCCAAATCTCCGATCTGGGCAGATCCGGAACCGAAGTGATTGTGGTTTCGTCCGGGGCCGTCGGTCTCGGGATGGGACGGCTCGGCCTCGCGCGCCGACCCTCCATTCTTGCTCAAAAACAGGCCTGCGCCGCCGTCGGCCAAAGCCTGCTCATGCAGACCTGGCAACGCGGCTTCGAGCCGCATCACCGCACCGTCGCCGAGGTGCTCCTCACCCGCGAGGACATGCGGGCGCGTTCCCGCCACTTGGCCCTCAAGGCGTCCGTCGAGGCCCTCATCGGCTACGGCACGATTCCGATTATCAATGAGAACGACGCCGTCAGCGGCGCTGAAATCCAGTTCGGCGACAACGATACCCTCTCCGCCATGCTGGCGAGTTTGGTGCACGCCGACTACCTCGTTATTCTCTCCACCGCCCCGGGGCTGATCGACATGGAAGGCACCGGCAACATCGTGCCCACCGTCACCCGCATCACTCCCGAAATCGAAGCCATGGCCGCCGGCACCACTTCGATCACCGCCGTCGGCGGCATGGTGTCCAAAATCTCCGCCGCCCGCATCGCGACCAAAGCCGGTTGCGGCGTCTTCATCGCCAGCGGAGCCGAGGAGGACGTCCTGCCCAAAATCTTCTCCGGACACAATCCGGGCACATTTTTCGTGCCGGCCGGCCTTCCGCTCGATGCGCGCAAACGCTGGCTCACTTACTTCCAACGGCCGGCGGGATGCATTGAAATCAATACCGATGCCGTTCCCGCCCTGCAAAACGACGGGGGCAGCCTGCTCGCCGTGGGGGTGACCGGCAGCCGGGGTCCTTTCGCGGTGGGGGACATCGTCAATATCGCCGGACCCGACGGCACCGTGATCGCACGCGGAAAATGCCGCTTCAGCAACGAGGACATTCTGCGCATCGCCGGACTTAACACCCGGGAGATGAAACCACTTTTCCCGGGCCGACGTCGCCTCGAAGTCGTGCACCGCAACGACCTCGTGTTACTCTGA
- a CDS encoding ATP-binding response regulator codes for MNQPATILIVDDHEANRETLAALLESAGYRLIEAEDGSSTLEVAFASPPDLILLDVMMPGMDGFEVCRRLRADARTAEVPVIMLTALDDQRSRLTGIEAGADDFVSKPFNRAELRARVNTITRLNRYRRLHEQREQFQWVVENAVEGYVQTNTDDEITFANARARLWLGLPDEFVAHSISFLDQARRSFDPQPTSAWQSWPVLDPTTAPMERLLVQTETAHAQAFFLEASLQENSGGRLVRLVDVTERMSSRRDQRSFLAMVSHKLRTPLNALQGGLEILSDTEGMSAEEIAEFAQMSQEGAERLGGLVEDVIRLAGQSRQPAPEAGVALEQLKVLGPQVAAHLDLAPIAVELDEPTGAARIPCAKETLEWILVELLTNAKKFHPQGAPTIQISATREPGKGVTVSISDDGLTLSSEQLAHAGQPFSQQEKKFTGEVPGLGLGLFHVSATLWQVGGSCRLVNRSPGPGVCVILHWPERASLSPGTGEPVANSAP; via the coding sequence ATGAATCAACCTGCCACCATTCTCATCGTCGACGACCACGAGGCCAATCGGGAAACCCTCGCCGCCCTCCTCGAATCTGCCGGCTACCGTTTGATCGAGGCCGAGGACGGTTCCTCCACGCTCGAGGTCGCGTTCGCATCGCCTCCCGACTTGATCCTGCTCGATGTCATGATGCCGGGCATGGACGGCTTCGAGGTTTGTCGCCGCTTGCGAGCGGACGCCCGCACCGCCGAAGTGCCGGTGATCATGTTGACGGCGCTCGACGATCAACGCTCCCGACTGACCGGCATCGAAGCCGGGGCGGATGATTTCGTCTCCAAACCGTTCAATCGCGCCGAGCTGCGCGCCCGGGTGAACACCATCACCCGCCTCAATCGCTACCGCCGCCTGCACGAACAGCGCGAACAATTCCAATGGGTGGTGGAAAACGCGGTCGAAGGTTACGTGCAAACCAACACCGACGACGAAATCACGTTCGCCAACGCTCGCGCCCGTCTCTGGCTGGGTCTGCCCGACGAGTTCGTCGCCCATTCCATTTCATTTCTCGACCAGGCGCGTCGATCGTTCGACCCGCAGCCGACGTCCGCCTGGCAAAGTTGGCCCGTGCTCGACCCGACCACCGCTCCCATGGAGCGACTCCTCGTCCAAACCGAAACCGCGCATGCGCAGGCATTTTTCCTCGAAGCCTCCCTTCAGGAGAATTCGGGTGGTCGTCTCGTGCGTTTGGTCGATGTGACGGAACGGATGAGCTCGCGACGCGACCAGCGCTCGTTTTTGGCCATGGTTTCCCACAAACTCCGCACGCCGCTCAATGCGCTGCAAGGCGGACTCGAAATACTCAGCGACACCGAGGGCATGAGCGCCGAGGAAATCGCCGAGTTCGCTCAGATGTCCCAGGAAGGGGCCGAGCGACTGGGCGGGCTGGTCGAGGATGTCATTCGTTTGGCCGGCCAATCCCGTCAACCCGCGCCCGAGGCCGGGGTCGCCCTCGAACAACTGAAGGTGCTGGGGCCGCAAGTGGCCGCTCATCTCGATCTCGCACCGATCGCCGTGGAGCTCGATGAACCCACCGGCGCGGCGCGCATTCCTTGTGCGAAGGAGACGTTGGAATGGATACTGGTCGAGCTGCTCACCAACGCCAAAAAATTCCACCCTCAAGGCGCTCCCACCATCCAAATTTCCGCCACGCGTGAACCCGGGAAAGGCGTCACCGTCTCGATCAGCGACGACGGATTGACCCTCTCGTCGGAGCAACTCGCCCACGCCGGCCAACCCTTCAGTCAGCAGGAAAAGAAATTCACCGGCGAGGTGCCCGGACTGGGACTGGGTTTGTTCCACGTATCCGCCACCCTGTGGCAAGTCGGCGGGTCCTGCCGTCTGGTCAACCGGTCACCCGGGCCCGGCGTATGCGTCATCCTCCATTGGCCGGAACGAGCCTCTCTCTCCCCCGGAACCGGCGAACCCGTCGCGAATTCCGCGCCCTGA
- a CDS encoding response regulator: protein MVPRILIVDDSAPNRETMCMLLDEQGYTLDQATNGQSALTQAAAQPPDLILLDVMMPGIDGYEVCRRLRADSDLAEIPVIMVTALDDSASRLTGIEAGADDFITKPLHRQELCARVRTVTRLNRYRRLAQTRAELRNSELRFQKLAEHSKEVFWFCNLAPPSVIYVSPSVENIWGRPTAEFYADFQAFTKYLHPDDQSRVRAAHTAVVMGEAPRFEEEYRVVHTDGTERWVLDSGTPILDETGNLTGFGGVARDITERKLASEQLLRAQRVESLGMLSAGIAHDFNNALAPVLAAATLLHDYMTDDDGHEMLDVIAKGTRRSADLVSQLLAFTRGSNGVWETTKILPVIAELVSLARTSFPKVIQIRTELDDDLPPIHANITQIHQVFLNLLINARDAMPMGGDLTISATTRQIDAPTAATIEGARAGDYLLVEVSDTGTGVPPEVASRIWEPFFTTKAEGKGTGLGLSTVRGILESHRGFATLHSEAGEGTRFSIYLPVAAPADSPPLPLTVEEDATLPLGSEA, encoded by the coding sequence ATGGTGCCACGTATCCTGATCGTCGACGACAGCGCTCCCAACCGGGAGACGATGTGCATGCTGCTCGATGAACAGGGATACACACTGGATCAGGCCACCAATGGCCAAAGCGCGCTGACACAAGCTGCCGCTCAACCGCCCGATCTGATATTGCTGGATGTCATGATGCCCGGAATCGACGGCTATGAAGTATGCCGTCGCCTGCGGGCCGACTCCGATCTCGCTGAAATCCCCGTCATCATGGTCACGGCGCTCGACGACTCCGCGTCGCGTCTCACCGGCATCGAAGCCGGCGCCGATGATTTCATCACCAAACCCCTCCATCGACAGGAGTTGTGCGCACGGGTGCGCACGGTGACACGGCTCAATCGCTACCGCCGACTGGCCCAGACCCGCGCCGAATTGCGCAACAGCGAGTTGCGGTTCCAGAAATTGGCCGAACACAGCAAGGAGGTATTTTGGTTCTGCAACCTGGCACCGCCTTCCGTCATCTATGTCAGCCCGTCGGTGGAAAATATTTGGGGCCGCCCCACCGCTGAATTTTACGCGGATTTTCAGGCTTTCACCAAATATCTGCACCCGGACGATCAGTCCCGGGTGCGCGCGGCCCATACGGCCGTCGTGATGGGCGAGGCGCCTCGTTTCGAGGAAGAATACCGCGTGGTGCATACCGACGGCACCGAACGATGGGTGCTCGATTCCGGCACCCCCATTCTCGACGAAACCGGCAATCTCACTGGTTTCGGCGGGGTCGCGCGCGACATCACTGAGCGCAAACTCGCCTCCGAACAACTGCTTCGGGCCCAGCGGGTGGAAAGCCTCGGCATGCTGTCAGCCGGCATTGCCCACGATTTCAACAACGCCCTCGCCCCCGTGCTCGCCGCCGCGACCTTGTTGCACGACTACATGACCGATGACGACGGTCACGAGATGCTCGACGTCATCGCCAAAGGAACCAGACGCAGCGCCGATCTGGTGAGCCAACTCCTGGCCTTCACCCGCGGCTCGAACGGAGTCTGGGAAACCACGAAAATTCTCCCCGTTATCGCCGAACTCGTCTCATTGGCCCGAACGTCGTTTCCCAAAGTCATCCAAATCCGCACCGAGCTGGATGATGATCTGCCGCCCATCCATGCCAATATCACCCAGATCCATCAGGTTTTTCTCAACCTGCTCATCAACGCCCGCGATGCCATGCCCATGGGAGGCGATCTCACGATCTCCGCCACCACTCGCCAAATCGATGCGCCCACCGCCGCGACCATCGAGGGGGCCCGCGCGGGGGATTACCTACTGGTAGAAGTCAGCGACACCGGAACCGGCGTTCCCCCGGAGGTCGCTTCGCGGATTTGGGAGCCATTTTTCACCACCAAAGCCGAGGGCAAGGGCACCGGACTCGGTCTTTCCACGGTGCGCGGGATCCTGGAGTCACACCGCGGTTTCGCGACGCTGCACAGCGAGGCCGGCGAAGGCACCCGCTTCTCAATTTACCTGCCGGTGGCTGCTCCGGCCGATTCCCCGCCCTTGCCGCTCACCGTCGAGGAGGATGCCACGCTCCCCTTGGGTTCGGAAGCCTAG
- the pyrH gene encoding UMP kinase, whose protein sequence is MSDSEPADSSPRYKRIVLKLSGEVLRGSGTDPIDSEVLSRICGQVKEIHEMGVQVCVVIGGGNIFRGLQGESRGVDRTTGDYMGMLATVINGLAIMDCLEKMDVRTRVQTAIPMDQVAEPFILRRSVRHLEKGRVVIFVAGTGNPYFSTDTTAALRANEVGAEIIFKATKVDGIYNKDPKKHADAVRYDDITFIDALRQRLNVMDATAFSLCLDNDLPILVFDLSDPHAIRQAVLGQKIGTLVHS, encoded by the coding sequence ATGAGCGATTCCGAGCCGGCAGATTCTTCTCCACGTTATAAACGCATCGTCCTGAAACTCAGCGGCGAAGTGCTCCGCGGTTCCGGCACCGATCCCATTGATTCCGAAGTGCTGAGCCGTATTTGCGGTCAGGTGAAAGAAATCCACGAAATGGGCGTGCAGGTGTGCGTCGTCATCGGCGGCGGCAATATCTTTCGCGGACTCCAGGGCGAGTCCCGCGGCGTCGATCGCACCACTGGTGACTACATGGGCATGCTCGCCACCGTTATCAACGGTCTGGCCATCATGGATTGCCTGGAAAAAATGGATGTGCGCACTCGCGTGCAGACCGCCATTCCCATGGATCAAGTCGCGGAGCCCTTTATTCTGCGCCGCTCGGTTCGCCACCTTGAAAAAGGTCGCGTGGTCATTTTTGTCGCCGGCACCGGCAATCCGTATTTCTCCACTGATACCACGGCCGCGTTGCGTGCCAATGAAGTCGGCGCCGAAATTATCTTCAAAGCCACCAAGGTCGATGGTATCTACAATAAAGATCCCAAAAAACACGCCGATGCCGTGCGCTACGATGACATCACGTTCATCGATGCCCTGCGTCAGCGTCTCAACGTTATGGATGCGACCGCCTTCTCGCTCTGCCTCGACAACGACCTCCCGATTCTCGTCTTCGACCTCAGCGACCCTCACGCCATCCGCCAGGCTGTGCTCGGCCAAAAGATCGGCACCCTCGTCCACAGCTGA
- a CDS encoding TylF/MycF/NovP-related O-methyltransferase, with translation MATESPWAILLDRIARTALFYSPLRSFSLYKYRYAFTPNQLRQLLDLVDEALHADGDFIEIGCYRGYTTVFLNRHLNEVAPDRRYHVLDTFGGFTSASVQAEVAGRGKASGDRAFAKFTNNSSRRFEATLALNGIERVTVTTGDICQTPLPPDARYCFALIDVDLYLPTQAALAAIWPRLAPGGVIVVDDCQADHVYDGSRQALTEFCEREGLEFELIAFKLGVLRKPHS, from the coding sequence GTGGCAACCGAATCCCCTTGGGCAATCCTGCTGGATCGCATCGCCCGCACCGCCCTGTTCTACAGTCCGCTGCGTTCGTTTTCGCTCTACAAATATCGCTACGCCTTCACGCCCAACCAACTGCGCCAGCTCCTCGACCTGGTCGATGAGGCGCTGCACGCGGACGGTGATTTTATCGAAATCGGTTGCTATCGCGGTTACACCACCGTGTTCCTCAACCGGCATCTGAATGAAGTCGCGCCCGACCGGCGTTACCATGTTTTGGATACGTTCGGCGGCTTCACCTCCGCCAGCGTGCAGGCCGAGGTGGCTGGTCGCGGCAAGGCCTCCGGCGACCGCGCTTTCGCCAAGTTCACCAACAATTCATCGCGACGGTTTGAAGCCACCCTCGCGCTCAACGGCATCGAACGGGTCACCGTGACCACCGGAGACATTTGCCAGACGCCGTTGCCCCCGGATGCCCGCTACTGTTTCGCCCTCATCGATGTGGATCTCTATCTACCCACCCAAGCCGCGTTGGCCGCGATCTGGCCACGGCTCGCCCCCGGTGGAGTCATCGTGGTGGACGACTGCCAGGCCGACCATGTCTATGATGGCTCGCGCCAGGCGTTGACCGAGTTTTGTGAACGAGAGGGTCTCGAGTTCGAACTCATCGCCTTCAAACTCGGCGTGCTGCGCAAGCCCCATTCGTAG